Proteins encoded by one window of Paroedura picta isolate Pp20150507F chromosome 9, Ppicta_v3.0, whole genome shotgun sequence:
- the NRBP2 gene encoding nuclear receptor-binding protein 2 isoform X3, whose product MAAAAAGEAPGAASGAAEESEDESEVLEESPCGRWQKRNEQVNQGNMPGLQNTFLAMDTEEGVEVVWNELHFADLKAFKAHEEKVKTVFEQLVVVDHPNIVKVHKYWLVMKDSMAQVIFITEYVSSGSLKQFLKKTKKNHKAMNVRAWKRWCTQILSALSYLHACGPPIIHGNLTSDTIFIQHNGLIKIGSVWHRIFAEAIPADLRSPIRAGREEPQNLHFFPPEYGRAADGTAVDIFSFGMCALEMAVLEIQSNGDAGVSEEAIERARHSLDDPNMREFILSCLLLNPEQRPSAHNLLFHRVLFEVHSLKLLAAHCFISNQYLMPENVVEEKTKSLDLNMVMAEMKRKGRPPVQWRYSEVSFLELDKFLEDVRNGIYPLMNFATTRPHTLPRSASQALEDAQKALTPTPEPFDVETRKLTLLLVLEDKLHRQLSYDLLPTDRPRDLAAELVHYGFIRLDDCEKLATFLENAFHRHPPAPS is encoded by the exons atggcggcggcggcggcgggcgaggCGCCGGGGGCGGCGTCGGGGGCGGCGGAGGAGAGCGAGGACGAGAGCGAGGTGCTGGAGGAGAGCCCGTGCGGCCGCTGGCAGAAGCGCAACGAGCAG GTGAACCAGGGCAACATGCCTGGCCTCCAGAACACGTTCCTGGCCATGGACACAGAGGAGGGTGTGGAGGTGGTCTGGAATGAGCTGCACTTTGCTGACCTGAAGGCCTTCAAGGCTCATGAG GAGAAGGTCAAGACTGTATTTGAGCAGCTAGTGGTGGTCGACCACCCCAACATCGTGAAGGTTCACAAGTACTGGCTGGTGATGAAGGACTCCATGGCCCAG GTGATCTTCATCACAGAGTATGTCTCCTCTGGCAGCCTCAAACAGTTCCTGAAGAAGACTAAGAAGAACCACAAAGCCATGAACGTCCGG GCCTGGAAGCGCTGGTGCACACAGATCCTCTCAGCCCTCAG ctaCCTGCATGCCTGTGGGCCCCCCATCATCCATGGGAACCTCACCAGTGATACCATCTTCATCCAGCACAATGGGCTCATCAAAATTGGGTCAG TTTGGCACAGGATCTTTGCAGAGG CTATCCCAGCAGATCTCCGCAGCCCCATCCGTGCTGGCCGAGAGGAACCGCAAAACCTGCACTTCTTTCCCCCGGAGTATGGGC GTGCGGCAGATGGGACAGCTGTGGACATCTTCTCCTTTGGGATGTGTGCCCTGGAG ATGGCCGTGCTGGAGATCCAGTCCAATGGGGATGCCGGTGTGTCAGAGGAGGCCATTGAGCGGGCCAGACACTCCCTGGACGACCCCAACATGCGG GAGTTCATCCTGAGCTGCCTCCTCCTCAATCCGGAGCAGCGGCCTTCTGCTCACAACCTGCTCTTCCACCGCGTCCTCTTTGAGGTCCACTCGTTGAAGCTGCTGGCTGCCCATTGCTTCATCAGCAACCAGT ACCTGATGCCCGAGAATGTGGTGGAGGAGAAGACCAAGAGCCTGGACCTCAACATGGTGATGGCGGAGATGAAGCGCAAGGGCCGCCCACCCGTGCAGTGGAG GTACTCGGAAGTTTCTTTCCTGGAGCTAGACAAGTTCTTGGAAGATGTAAG GAATGGCATCTATCCCTTGATGAACTTTGCCACTACCCGGCCCCACACTCTCCCGCGGTCAGCCTCCCAAGCCCTTGAGGATGCGCAGAAAGCCTTGACCCCCACCCCGGAGCCCTTTGATGTGGAGACACGGAAG CTTACGCTCCTGCTGGTTCTGGAGGATAAGCTTCACCGACAGCTGAGCTATGACCTGCTGCCAA CTGACCGTCCCAGGGACCTGGCTGCCGAGTTGGTGCATTACGGGTTCATTCGTCTG GATGACTGTGAGAAGCTGGCCACCTTCCTGGAAAACGCATTCCATCGGCACCCGCCAGCTCCCTCCTGA
- the NRBP2 gene encoding nuclear receptor-binding protein 2 isoform X2, translated as MAAAAAGEAPGAASGAAEESEDESEVLEESPCGRWQKRNEQVNQGNMPGLQNTFLAMDTEEGVEVVWNELHFADLKAFKAHEEKVKTVFEQLVVVDHPNIVKVHKYWLVMKDSMAQVIFITEYVSSGSLKQFLKKTKKNHKAMNVRAWKRWCTQILSALSYLHACGPPIIHGNLTSDTIFIQHNGLIKIGSVWHRIFAEAIPADLRSPIRAGREEPQNLHFFPPEYGRAADGTAVDIFSFGMCALEMAVLEIQSNGDAGVSEEAIERARHSLDDPNMREFILSCLLLNPEQRPSAHNLLFHRVLFEVHSLKLLAAHCFISNQYLMPENVVEEKTKSLDLNMVMAEMKRKGRPPVQWRNGIYPLMNFATTRPHTLPRSASQALEDAQKALTPTPEPFDVETRKVVQMQVNMEWSEEKSQWHLTLLLVLEDKLHRQLSYDLLPTDRPRDLAAELVHYGFIRLDDCEKLATFLENAFHRHPPAPS; from the exons atggcggcggcggcggcgggcgaggCGCCGGGGGCGGCGTCGGGGGCGGCGGAGGAGAGCGAGGACGAGAGCGAGGTGCTGGAGGAGAGCCCGTGCGGCCGCTGGCAGAAGCGCAACGAGCAG GTGAACCAGGGCAACATGCCTGGCCTCCAGAACACGTTCCTGGCCATGGACACAGAGGAGGGTGTGGAGGTGGTCTGGAATGAGCTGCACTTTGCTGACCTGAAGGCCTTCAAGGCTCATGAG GAGAAGGTCAAGACTGTATTTGAGCAGCTAGTGGTGGTCGACCACCCCAACATCGTGAAGGTTCACAAGTACTGGCTGGTGATGAAGGACTCCATGGCCCAG GTGATCTTCATCACAGAGTATGTCTCCTCTGGCAGCCTCAAACAGTTCCTGAAGAAGACTAAGAAGAACCACAAAGCCATGAACGTCCGG GCCTGGAAGCGCTGGTGCACACAGATCCTCTCAGCCCTCAG ctaCCTGCATGCCTGTGGGCCCCCCATCATCCATGGGAACCTCACCAGTGATACCATCTTCATCCAGCACAATGGGCTCATCAAAATTGGGTCAG TTTGGCACAGGATCTTTGCAGAGG CTATCCCAGCAGATCTCCGCAGCCCCATCCGTGCTGGCCGAGAGGAACCGCAAAACCTGCACTTCTTTCCCCCGGAGTATGGGC GTGCGGCAGATGGGACAGCTGTGGACATCTTCTCCTTTGGGATGTGTGCCCTGGAG ATGGCCGTGCTGGAGATCCAGTCCAATGGGGATGCCGGTGTGTCAGAGGAGGCCATTGAGCGGGCCAGACACTCCCTGGACGACCCCAACATGCGG GAGTTCATCCTGAGCTGCCTCCTCCTCAATCCGGAGCAGCGGCCTTCTGCTCACAACCTGCTCTTCCACCGCGTCCTCTTTGAGGTCCACTCGTTGAAGCTGCTGGCTGCCCATTGCTTCATCAGCAACCAGT ACCTGATGCCCGAGAATGTGGTGGAGGAGAAGACCAAGAGCCTGGACCTCAACATGGTGATGGCGGAGATGAAGCGCAAGGGCCGCCCACCCGTGCAGTGGAG GAATGGCATCTATCCCTTGATGAACTTTGCCACTACCCGGCCCCACACTCTCCCGCGGTCAGCCTCCCAAGCCCTTGAGGATGCGCAGAAAGCCTTGACCCCCACCCCGGAGCCCTTTGATGTGGAGACACGGAAG gTGGTACAGATGCAGGTCAACATGGAGTGGAGTGAGGAGAAGAGCCAATGGCAT CTTACGCTCCTGCTGGTTCTGGAGGATAAGCTTCACCGACAGCTGAGCTATGACCTGCTGCCAA CTGACCGTCCCAGGGACCTGGCTGCCGAGTTGGTGCATTACGGGTTCATTCGTCTG GATGACTGTGAGAAGCTGGCCACCTTCCTGGAAAACGCATTCCATCGGCACCCGCCAGCTCCCTCCTGA
- the NRBP2 gene encoding nuclear receptor-binding protein 2 isoform X1 — MAAAAAGEAPGAASGAAEESEDESEVLEESPCGRWQKRNEQVNQGNMPGLQNTFLAMDTEEGVEVVWNELHFADLKAFKAHEEKVKTVFEQLVVVDHPNIVKVHKYWLVMKDSMAQVIFITEYVSSGSLKQFLKKTKKNHKAMNVRAWKRWCTQILSALSYLHACGPPIIHGNLTSDTIFIQHNGLIKIGSVWHRIFAEAIPADLRSPIRAGREEPQNLHFFPPEYGRAADGTAVDIFSFGMCALEMAVLEIQSNGDAGVSEEAIERARHSLDDPNMREFILSCLLLNPEQRPSAHNLLFHRVLFEVHSLKLLAAHCFISNQYLMPENVVEEKTKSLDLNMVMAEMKRKGRPPVQWRYSEVSFLELDKFLEDVRNGIYPLMNFATTRPHTLPRSASQALEDAQKALTPTPEPFDVETRKVVQMQVNMEWSEEKSQWHLTLLLVLEDKLHRQLSYDLLPTDRPRDLAAELVHYGFIRLDDCEKLATFLENAFHRHPPAPS; from the exons atggcggcggcggcggcgggcgaggCGCCGGGGGCGGCGTCGGGGGCGGCGGAGGAGAGCGAGGACGAGAGCGAGGTGCTGGAGGAGAGCCCGTGCGGCCGCTGGCAGAAGCGCAACGAGCAG GTGAACCAGGGCAACATGCCTGGCCTCCAGAACACGTTCCTGGCCATGGACACAGAGGAGGGTGTGGAGGTGGTCTGGAATGAGCTGCACTTTGCTGACCTGAAGGCCTTCAAGGCTCATGAG GAGAAGGTCAAGACTGTATTTGAGCAGCTAGTGGTGGTCGACCACCCCAACATCGTGAAGGTTCACAAGTACTGGCTGGTGATGAAGGACTCCATGGCCCAG GTGATCTTCATCACAGAGTATGTCTCCTCTGGCAGCCTCAAACAGTTCCTGAAGAAGACTAAGAAGAACCACAAAGCCATGAACGTCCGG GCCTGGAAGCGCTGGTGCACACAGATCCTCTCAGCCCTCAG ctaCCTGCATGCCTGTGGGCCCCCCATCATCCATGGGAACCTCACCAGTGATACCATCTTCATCCAGCACAATGGGCTCATCAAAATTGGGTCAG TTTGGCACAGGATCTTTGCAGAGG CTATCCCAGCAGATCTCCGCAGCCCCATCCGTGCTGGCCGAGAGGAACCGCAAAACCTGCACTTCTTTCCCCCGGAGTATGGGC GTGCGGCAGATGGGACAGCTGTGGACATCTTCTCCTTTGGGATGTGTGCCCTGGAG ATGGCCGTGCTGGAGATCCAGTCCAATGGGGATGCCGGTGTGTCAGAGGAGGCCATTGAGCGGGCCAGACACTCCCTGGACGACCCCAACATGCGG GAGTTCATCCTGAGCTGCCTCCTCCTCAATCCGGAGCAGCGGCCTTCTGCTCACAACCTGCTCTTCCACCGCGTCCTCTTTGAGGTCCACTCGTTGAAGCTGCTGGCTGCCCATTGCTTCATCAGCAACCAGT ACCTGATGCCCGAGAATGTGGTGGAGGAGAAGACCAAGAGCCTGGACCTCAACATGGTGATGGCGGAGATGAAGCGCAAGGGCCGCCCACCCGTGCAGTGGAG GTACTCGGAAGTTTCTTTCCTGGAGCTAGACAAGTTCTTGGAAGATGTAAG GAATGGCATCTATCCCTTGATGAACTTTGCCACTACCCGGCCCCACACTCTCCCGCGGTCAGCCTCCCAAGCCCTTGAGGATGCGCAGAAAGCCTTGACCCCCACCCCGGAGCCCTTTGATGTGGAGACACGGAAG gTGGTACAGATGCAGGTCAACATGGAGTGGAGTGAGGAGAAGAGCCAATGGCAT CTTACGCTCCTGCTGGTTCTGGAGGATAAGCTTCACCGACAGCTGAGCTATGACCTGCTGCCAA CTGACCGTCCCAGGGACCTGGCTGCCGAGTTGGTGCATTACGGGTTCATTCGTCTG GATGACTGTGAGAAGCTGGCCACCTTCCTGGAAAACGCATTCCATCGGCACCCGCCAGCTCCCTCCTGA